One Denticeps clupeoides chromosome 10, fDenClu1.1, whole genome shotgun sequence genomic window carries:
- the LOC114797843 gene encoding uncharacterized protein LOC114797843 gives MWSELEPLYRLDEHAYDLKLDFNISLEDWTEFSGAVDRMFALLSNDNQPYHRPHPLVPGEAELAGGRGGSALVSSASQSASAIYLTTLATPALLLREAGTEVLRHALGLNSGSGSSSSRSSSSSDLPSPEPAEEGSATWGLSAKVLNEFLEESQNGLLGDEDEEEEAEEKKEDEDNWDAEEELQKRQSGRWRLRPPPCDCSSLTQDPADRGRT, from the coding sequence ATGTGGTCAGAACTTGAACCCTTGTACAGACTTGACGAACACGCCTACGATCTCAAACTGGACTTCAACATAAGCCTGGAGGACTGGACCGAATTCAGCGGGGCAGTGGACCGGATGTTTGCGCTGCTTAGCAACGACAACCAGCCCTACCACCGACCCCACCCACTGGTGCCAGGGGAAGCGGAGCTggcgggaggaagaggaggcagcGCCCTAGTTTCTTCAGCGAGCCAATCGGCTTCAGCCATCTACCTGACCACCCTGGCTACACCTGCTCTTCTGCTGAGAGAGGCGGGGACAGAGGTCCTCAGACATGCTCTTGGGCTGAACTCGGGATCtggctcctcttcctctcggTCTTCCTCGTCCTCCGACCTCCCTTCTCCTGAGCCAGCTGAAGAGGGCAGTGCCACCTGGGGGCTCTCAGCCAAGGTCCTGAATGAATTTCTGGAAGAGTCGCAAAACGGCCTGCTGGGAGAtgaggacgaggaagaggaggcagaggaaaaaaaggaggaCGAAGATAATTGGGATGCAGAGGAGGAGCTTCAGAAGAGGCAGTCGGGCAGGTGGCGGCTCAGGCCCCCGCCGTGCGACTGCAGCAGCCTCACGCAGGACCCTGCGGACCGAGGGCGCACCTGA